A genomic region of Zea mays cultivar B73 chromosome 6, Zm-B73-REFERENCE-NAM-5.0, whole genome shotgun sequence contains the following coding sequences:
- the LOC100502499 gene encoding uncharacterized LOC100502499 yields MEKALITLEPRDFAYLDVTVPSRCISRIKAGFAGHAAAADGGPCTVFEAVMAVLWQCRTRAIMSDPDTPAPLIFAANVRKHVGAKRGYYGNCITSAVVVPRSGEVANGDINDVLRLIKRAKQPIPYQFSKNKVAGGDEGRRHVRGLLEPPEGVGLSMEQLDVTLGYNAFDVTSWRNLGADAVDFGGGRPARVMCWLDRMAVPHCVACLPCNKDGANVLARCVKEEHVDAFLGELAKFT; encoded by the coding sequence ATGGAGAAGGCACTGATCACGCTCGAGCCACGGGACTTCGCCTACCTCGACGTCACCGTTCCGTCCAGGTGCATCAGCCGTATCAAAGCCGGATTCGCTGGCCACGCCGCCGCCGCGGACGGCGGCCCGTGCACCGTCTTCGAGGCGGTCATGGCCGTCCTCTGGCAGTGCCGCACGCGCGCCATCATGTCCGACCCCGATACCCCCGCCCCTCTCATCTTTGCAGCCAACGTGCGCAAGCACGTCGGCGCCAAGAGAGGCTACTACGGCAACTGCATAACGTCGGCGGTGGTCGTGCCGAGGAGCGGGGAGGTGGCGAACGGCGACATCAACGACGTCCTGAGGCTGATCAAGCGCGCTAAGCAGCCGATACCGTATCAGTTCAGCAAGAACAAGGTCGCCGGCGGAGACGAAGGTCGCCGCCACGTGCGCGGCCTGCTGGAACCGCCGGAAGGTGTGGGTTTGTCCATGGAGCAGCTCGACGTGACGCTCGGGTACAACGCCTTCGACGTGACGAGCTGGCGGAACCTCGGCGCCGACGCAGTGGACTTCGGCGGCGGCCGGCCGGCGAGGGTGATGTGCTGGCTGGACCGGATGGCGGTGCCGCACTGCGTCGCGTGCCTGCCATGCAACAAGGACGGGGCCAACGTGTTGGCGCGCTGTGTCAAGGAGGAGCACGTGGACGCCTTCCTTGGAGAATTGGCCAAGTTCACCTGA